From Neobacillus sp. PS2-9, the proteins below share one genomic window:
- the walK gene encoding cell wall metabolism sensor histidine kinase WalK: MKKVGFFRSIHVKFVIIYVLLILVAMQIIGVYFVKQLEETLRTNFQTSLKERVNLLAYNIVEEMKKERTPEDPTVEEDIRKILRDFDAGDISEVRVIENRSLKILGTSNTNNQGLVGQRTTELRIKQSMVMEEDQSVIQIDPHTGDRIWVLATPIKSGKKVIGAIYLVAKIENVFEQMKTINGIFATGTAIALSITAVLGILLAQTITRPIADMKKQALAMAKGNFSRKVKVYGYDEIGTLAITFNNLTKKLQEAQAMTEGERRKLSSVLSYMTDGVIATDRKGRVILINEPAAKLLNVSRETVLSQPIVSLLNLDDTNTFEDLLEEKDSLILDYSTKSERYFLRANFSVIQKETGFVNGLIAVLHDITDQEKIDAERREFVANVSHELRTPLTTMRSYLEALADGAWQDEEIAPDFLEVTRTETERMIRLVNDLLQLSKMDSTDYRLTIEWVNFVDFYHRIIDRFEMTKEQNVTFKRKLPNHAIFIEIDEDKMTQVLYNIISNALKYSPEGGQVTFSIKEEENRIIVSVKDQGVGIPKENIGKIFDRFYRVDKARTRKLGGTGLGLAIAKEMVNAHGGSIWASSEEGKGTTIAFSLPYERSEEDEWS, from the coding sequence ATGAAAAAGGTTGGTTTTTTTCGGTCAATACACGTAAAATTTGTCATCATCTATGTATTGCTTATATTAGTTGCTATGCAAATTATCGGCGTGTATTTTGTAAAGCAGCTGGAAGAAACGCTTAGGACAAACTTCCAGACATCATTAAAAGAGCGCGTGAATTTGCTTGCTTATAATATTGTGGAAGAAATGAAAAAAGAGCGTACTCCAGAGGATCCAACAGTCGAAGAAGATATTAGGAAAATCCTTCGAGACTTTGATGCGGGGGATATTTCTGAGGTGCGGGTAATTGAAAATAGATCTCTTAAAATTCTCGGCACTTCCAACACCAACAATCAGGGGCTCGTTGGGCAAAGAACAACAGAGCTTAGGATTAAACAATCAATGGTGATGGAAGAAGACCAAAGTGTCATCCAAATTGACCCGCATACAGGGGACCGAATTTGGGTTCTCGCTACCCCAATTAAATCAGGAAAAAAAGTCATTGGGGCCATCTACCTTGTCGCAAAAATAGAAAATGTGTTTGAACAAATGAAAACTATTAATGGTATTTTTGCCACAGGAACGGCGATTGCTCTATCGATTACTGCCGTTTTAGGAATTTTATTAGCCCAGACGATTACAAGACCGATTGCCGATATGAAGAAGCAGGCATTAGCCATGGCAAAAGGGAATTTTTCACGGAAAGTAAAAGTGTATGGGTACGATGAGATTGGCACACTGGCGATTACCTTTAACAACCTGACGAAAAAGCTTCAAGAAGCACAAGCCATGACTGAAGGGGAACGGAGAAAGCTTTCGTCGGTTCTTTCTTATATGACAGACGGGGTTATAGCTACCGATCGGAAAGGGCGAGTCATTTTAATCAATGAGCCAGCAGCCAAGCTGTTGAATGTTTCACGTGAAACAGTTCTATCCCAACCGATTGTGTCCCTTCTAAACTTAGATGACACGAATACATTTGAAGACTTACTCGAGGAGAAGGATTCATTAATCCTAGATTACAGTACGAAATCGGAGCGCTATTTCCTTCGTGCGAATTTCTCCGTTATCCAAAAGGAAACCGGCTTTGTTAATGGACTGATTGCTGTTCTTCATGATATTACGGACCAGGAAAAAATTGATGCCGAGAGACGAGAGTTTGTAGCCAATGTATCACACGAACTAAGAACACCTTTAACCACGATGAGGAGTTACTTGGAAGCCTTAGCTGATGGTGCCTGGCAGGATGAGGAGATTGCACCGGATTTCCTAGAAGTAACACGGACTGAAACGGAGAGAATGATCCGACTCGTGAATGACCTTTTACAGCTTTCAAAAATGGATAGTACAGATTATCGGCTTACGATAGAATGGGTCAACTTTGTTGACTTCTATCACCGAATCATCGACAGGTTCGAAATGACCAAGGAACAGAATGTTACCTTTAAAAGAAAGCTTCCTAACCATGCCATATTTATTGAAATTGATGAGGATAAGATGACACAGGTCTTATATAATATCATTTCGAATGCCTTAAAGTACTCTCCTGAAGGTGGACAAGTGACCTTCTCCATCAAAGAAGAAGAAAATAGAATTATTGTTAGTGTCAAAGACCAAGGTGTAGGAATTCCAAAAGAAAACATCGGAAAGATTTTTGACCGCTTTTATCGTGTTGATAAAGCAAGGACCCGTAAATTAGGTGGGACAGGCCTGGGTCTGGCCATTGCGAAGGAAATGGTCAATGCTCATGGAGGTTCGATTTGGGCTTCTAGTGAGGAAGGAAAAGGAACGACTATTGCGTTTTCCTTACCATATGAGCGTTCAGAAGAGGATGAATGGTCATGA
- the dnaB gene encoding replicative DNA helicase, producing MNDLFADRMPPQNIEAEQAVLGAIFLEPSSLTLASEILIPEDFYRAAHQKIFNVMLNLNDQGKAVDLITVTEELAAAKLLEDTGGVSYLSELAGSVPTAANIEYYARIVEEKSLLRRLIRTATNIATDGYSREDEVEALLSEAEKSIMEVAQRKNAGAFHNIKDVLVRTYDNIEEMHNRVGEITGISTGFAELDRMTAGFQRNDLIIVGARPSVGKTAFALNIASNVATKTGENVAIFSLEMGAEQLVMRMLCSEGNIDAQRLRTGSLTDDDWGKLTMAMGSLSNSGIFIDDTPGVRISDIRSKCRRLQQEHGLGMILIDYLQLILGSGRSGENRQQEVSEISRSLKQLARELKVPVIALSQLSRGVEQRQDKRPMMSDIRESGSIEQDADIVAFLYRDDYYDKESENKNIIEIIIAKQRNGPTGTVALAFVKEYNKFVNLETRYEPPGA from the coding sequence ATGAATGATTTATTCGCGGATCGCATGCCGCCACAAAATATAGAGGCCGAACAGGCTGTTTTAGGGGCTATCTTTTTAGAGCCTTCTTCTTTAACTTTGGCATCGGAAATCTTGATTCCTGAAGATTTTTACCGTGCTGCACATCAAAAAATATTTAATGTGATGCTCAACTTAAATGATCAAGGAAAAGCCGTTGACTTGATTACCGTGACGGAGGAGCTGGCAGCAGCCAAGCTTTTAGAAGATACCGGTGGTGTGAGTTATTTAAGTGAGCTTGCAGGTTCTGTACCTACAGCAGCCAATATTGAGTATTATGCGAGAATAGTAGAAGAAAAATCGTTACTTAGAAGACTGATTCGTACGGCAACGAATATCGCAACCGATGGATATTCGCGTGAGGATGAGGTTGAAGCACTCTTAAGTGAAGCGGAAAAAAGTATTATGGAAGTTGCCCAGAGAAAGAATGCAGGAGCGTTCCATAATATTAAAGATGTCCTTGTCCGTACGTATGACAATATTGAAGAAATGCACAATCGTGTAGGAGAGATTACGGGGATTTCTACCGGATTTGCTGAGCTAGACAGAATGACAGCCGGGTTCCAGCGAAATGACTTAATTATTGTAGGTGCTCGTCCTTCTGTAGGTAAAACGGCATTTGCTTTGAATATTGCTTCCAATGTAGCGACGAAGACGGGTGAAAATGTAGCTATTTTCAGTCTTGAGATGGGTGCAGAACAGCTGGTAATGCGTATGCTTTGTTCGGAAGGTAATATTGATGCGCAAAGGCTGCGTACCGGTTCCTTAACGGATGATGACTGGGGCAAGCTGACTATGGCAATGGGTAGTCTATCAAATTCAGGGATTTTTATCGATGATACCCCTGGTGTTAGAATTAGTGATATCCGTTCAAAATGCCGTCGCTTGCAACAAGAGCATGGGTTAGGCATGATTTTAATCGATTACTTGCAGTTGATTTTGGGAAGCGGCCGATCAGGTGAGAACCGTCAGCAGGAAGTTTCGGAAATTTCCCGTTCCCTTAAGCAGTTAGCCCGTGAGCTGAAGGTTCCTGTTATTGCTCTTTCTCAGCTTTCCCGTGGTGTGGAACAGCGTCAAGATAAGCGTCCGATGATGTCCGATATCCGTGAATCAGGAAGTATCGAGCAGGATGCCGATATTGTTGCCTTCTTATATCGTGATGATTACTATGATAAGGAATCGGAGAATAAAAATATCATTGAGATCATTATTGCCAAGCAGCGTAACGGCCCAACTGGTACTGTAGCGTTGGCCTTTGTTAAGGAATATAATAAGTTCGTCAATCTCGAGACGCGGTATGAGCCGCCAGGTGCATAG
- a CDS encoding adenylosuccinate synthase — MSSVVVVGTQWGDEGKGKITDFLSENAEVIARYQGGNNAGHTIKFNGETYKLHLIPSGIFYKEKACVIGNGMVVDPKALVNELAYLHEKGITTDNLRISNRAHVILPYHLKLDEVEEERKGANKIGTTKKGIGPAYMDKAARVGIRMADLLDREIFEEKLEQNLAEKNRLFERIYETTGFTKEEILDEYYEYGQQVKHYVCDTSVVLNDALDDGKRVLFEGAQGVMLDIDQGTYPFVTSSNPVAGGVTIGSGVGPSKITHVVGVCKAYTSRVGDGPFPTELHDEIGHQIREVGREYGTTTGRPRRVGWFDSVVVRHARRVSGLTDLSLNSIDVLTGIETLKICTAYRYKDELITEYPANLRILAECVPVYEELPGWTEDITGVKALDELPVNARHYVERVTQLTGVPLTTFSVGPDRNQTNVVRSPWRQV, encoded by the coding sequence ATGTCATCAGTAGTGGTTGTTGGTACGCAATGGGGAGACGAAGGAAAAGGAAAAATTACTGATTTCCTATCTGAAAATGCAGAGGTCATTGCACGTTATCAAGGTGGAAACAATGCAGGCCACACCATAAAATTTAATGGAGAAACCTACAAATTACACCTGATTCCATCAGGGATTTTCTATAAAGAAAAAGCATGTGTAATTGGGAATGGTATGGTTGTCGATCCGAAGGCACTGGTTAATGAACTTGCTTATTTACATGAAAAAGGAATTACAACGGATAATCTTCGCATTAGTAACCGCGCACATGTCATTCTTCCCTACCACCTCAAATTAGATGAAGTGGAAGAAGAACGCAAAGGTGCTAATAAAATCGGTACAACTAAAAAAGGGATCGGTCCTGCTTACATGGACAAAGCTGCTCGTGTCGGTATTCGTATGGCTGATTTATTAGATCGTGAAATCTTCGAAGAAAAGCTTGAACAAAACCTAGCAGAAAAAAATCGTCTATTTGAACGTATATATGAAACAACAGGTTTTACCAAGGAAGAAATCCTTGATGAGTACTATGAATACGGCCAACAAGTGAAGCATTATGTTTGTGATACATCTGTTGTGTTAAATGATGCTTTAGATGACGGCAAACGTGTTCTTTTCGAAGGTGCACAAGGTGTTATGCTTGATATTGACCAAGGCACATACCCATTCGTTACATCTTCGAATCCTGTTGCTGGAGGAGTAACGATTGGTTCTGGTGTTGGTCCATCTAAAATTACGCATGTAGTAGGAGTATGTAAAGCCTATACTTCCCGTGTGGGTGATGGTCCGTTCCCAACTGAACTACATGATGAAATTGGACATCAAATTCGCGAAGTAGGTCGTGAATACGGTACAACAACAGGACGCCCTCGCCGTGTTGGCTGGTTTGATAGTGTAGTTGTCCGTCATGCCCGCCGTGTCAGTGGATTAACAGACCTTTCACTTAACTCAATCGATGTATTAACTGGCATCGAAACATTGAAAATTTGTACGGCATACCGCTATAAGGATGAGTTAATTACTGAATACCCTGCAAATTTACGAATTTTAGCAGAGTGTGTGCCAGTTTATGAGGAATTACCAGGCTGGACAGAAGATATTACAGGAGTGAAAGCATTAGACGAACTTCCAGTTAATGCCCGCCACTATGTAGAGCGTGTAACGCAGCTAACAGGAGTGCCATTAACAACTTTCTCTGTAGGACCTGACCGTAATCAAACAAACGTAGTAAGAAGCCCTTGGAGACAAGTTTAA
- a CDS encoding YybS family protein, whose product MKNVHKLTEGAILLASMAALILISTYVPIVGGFVVIAIPIPFILFSAKNNIKMITAFCIAAVFISFFAGSLRGLALMLIHGSAGVVIGYLVQKNKSRNFILLASTLILTIGMVIFYSVSAAFFQLDIIHELKTSVNESVKQSEEILKTQGQEEQLEKLQEQGNLMINQITTLAPSYLIFTAVSASFFIQWISFPVVKRFGVNVQPWGSFRNLSLPKSLLWYYLISLGAMLLFHPHEGTYVYSVLINAKYLLEIIMTVQGLAFLFYIFHQRSVAKGLGVLVVILTLMIPIVRYIIMVLGITDLGFDFRRQFEKKE is encoded by the coding sequence GTGAAAAATGTACATAAACTAACAGAGGGTGCCATTCTTTTAGCTTCGATGGCAGCTCTTATCTTAATAAGTACTTACGTTCCTATTGTAGGGGGGTTCGTCGTCATTGCGATACCCATACCATTTATATTATTTTCAGCGAAAAATAATATAAAAATGATCACAGCCTTTTGTATAGCAGCTGTTTTTATCTCCTTTTTTGCTGGCTCATTAAGGGGGCTAGCCCTTATGTTGATCCATGGATCTGCTGGAGTGGTCATTGGCTATCTGGTGCAAAAAAACAAGAGTCGGAATTTTATTTTACTTGCTAGCACCCTTATCCTAACAATAGGAATGGTTATTTTTTATAGTGTTTCGGCTGCTTTTTTCCAATTGGATATTATTCATGAATTGAAAACCTCTGTTAATGAATCAGTGAAACAGTCTGAAGAGATATTAAAGACGCAAGGGCAAGAGGAGCAACTTGAGAAATTACAAGAGCAGGGTAACCTAATGATAAATCAAATTACGACTCTTGCTCCATCGTATCTGATTTTCACTGCGGTATCTGCTTCGTTTTTCATTCAATGGATTAGCTTTCCGGTTGTAAAAAGGTTTGGTGTAAATGTCCAGCCATGGGGGAGTTTCCGCAATCTATCCCTGCCAAAAAGTCTTTTATGGTATTATCTAATTTCCTTAGGTGCGATGCTGCTGTTTCACCCGCATGAGGGTACATATGTATATTCCGTATTAATTAATGCTAAATACCTTTTAGAAATTATAATGACAGTACAGGGTCTTGCTTTTTTATTCTATATTTTCCACCAAAGGTCGGTTGCAAAGGGACTTGGTGTGCTTGTTGTAATTCTTACTTTGATGATTCCAATAGTCCGTTATATAATAATGGTATTGGGCATTACTGATTTAGGCTTTGATTTTCGAAGGCAATTTGAAAAGAAAGAGTAA
- a CDS encoding M23 family metallopeptidase, with product MLFFNKIAKTKKFLLLKTTIITVLAASVVAFSNGPVALATSSKLTTIYHVYLNGTYIGNVTDKNIVDQLVDEEVITARKSLKDVTLKFGPQVKYIPEQVFRASADNQETLQTIKKSFQLQAEASAIVIDGKPIAYLDNKEEAKDVIKKLKLQYVTEEQLNELESRKASATPSLPALKENETRLLDVRLSKDVSIKTENIAPEKIMSSAEALTFLQKGTLEEKKYIVQEGDVLETIASNHGLSQDDILALNPGLTAGTLLKIGQELNVTVLQPYVAVIVDKEANLKEEIAFTNEVVEDSSMPKGETKEKQAGQNGSRLVNYLLSEQNGVTIKKDQTSEQILQQPINHIVIKGTKAIPSRGEGSFAWPTVGGYVSSKLGYRWGKMHKGIDIARPSNKTIKAADNGVVVSAGWDSGGYGNKVIIDHKNGFRTLYGHMSSINVKVGQTVSKGTAIGIMGATGNVTGVHLHFEVYKNGSLVNPLTYLK from the coding sequence ATGTTATTTTTTAATAAAATAGCGAAAACAAAAAAGTTTTTACTACTTAAAACGACCATTATTACTGTATTGGCTGCATCTGTCGTTGCCTTTAGCAATGGGCCAGTTGCACTTGCTACTTCATCGAAATTAACCACCATTTATCATGTTTATTTGAATGGTACATATATCGGCAATGTTACTGATAAAAATATAGTCGATCAATTAGTGGACGAGGAAGTTATAACAGCCAGAAAATCCCTCAAGGATGTCACACTAAAATTTGGTCCACAGGTCAAGTACATACCTGAACAGGTTTTCCGTGCTTCTGCCGATAATCAAGAAACACTTCAAACTATTAAAAAGTCATTTCAACTGCAAGCGGAGGCATCAGCCATCGTTATTGATGGAAAACCAATTGCTTATTTAGACAATAAAGAGGAAGCCAAGGATGTCATAAAGAAACTGAAGCTTCAATACGTAACTGAAGAGCAATTAAACGAATTGGAGTCTAGAAAAGCGTCAGCTACTCCTTCTTTACCCGCATTAAAGGAAAATGAAACCCGGTTATTAGACGTTCGATTATCTAAAGATGTTTCCATTAAAACGGAAAATATTGCTCCGGAAAAAATAATGTCTAGTGCGGAAGCTTTAACGTTTTTACAAAAAGGTACGTTAGAGGAAAAGAAATATATTGTTCAAGAGGGCGATGTTCTCGAAACAATTGCTTCGAACCATGGCTTAAGTCAGGATGATATCCTGGCATTAAACCCAGGTCTGACGGCTGGAACTCTTTTGAAGATTGGCCAGGAATTAAATGTTACGGTTCTACAACCGTATGTTGCTGTCATTGTTGATAAAGAAGCTAATCTAAAGGAAGAAATAGCATTTACGAATGAAGTAGTTGAGGATTCATCTATGCCTAAAGGTGAAACCAAGGAAAAGCAAGCAGGACAAAACGGATCCCGCTTAGTAAACTATTTACTATCAGAACAAAATGGCGTAACCATTAAAAAAGATCAAACAAGTGAACAAATTCTACAGCAGCCAATCAATCACATTGTTATTAAAGGAACGAAAGCAATCCCATCTCGTGGGGAGGGTTCCTTTGCCTGGCCAACCGTTGGTGGGTATGTATCCAGTAAGCTTGGCTATCGCTGGGGAAAAATGCATAAAGGGATTGATATTGCGAGACCAAGTAACAAGACTATTAAGGCTGCGGATAATGGCGTTGTTGTTTCTGCTGGTTGGGATTCAGGTGGCTATGGAAATAAAGTCATTATCGACCATAAAAATGGTTTCCGTACGCTTTATGGCCACATGTCATCGATTAACGTAAAAGTAGGACAAACTGTTTCTAAAGGCACAGCAATTGGAATCATGGGTGCAACAGGAAACGTAACCGGCGTCCACCTTCACTTCGAAGTATATAAAAATGGAAGCTTAGTTAACCCACTTACTTATTTAAAATAA
- the yycF gene encoding response regulator YycF gives MEKKILVVDDEKPIADILQFNLKKEGYVVYCAYDGNEALELVEEIQPDLILLDIMLPLRDGMEVCREVRKKYEMPIIMLTAKDSEIDKVLGLELGADDYVTKPFSTRELIARVKANLRRHQQVLAQPDAENESNEIEIGSLVIHPDAYVVSKRGETIELTHREFELLFYLAKHIGQVMTREHLLQTVWGYDYYGDVRTVDVTVRRLREKIEDSPSHPTWIVTRRGVGYYLRNPEQE, from the coding sequence ATGGAAAAGAAAATTCTTGTTGTGGATGATGAAAAGCCAATTGCAGATATTTTGCAGTTCAACCTGAAAAAAGAAGGATATGTTGTCTATTGCGCCTATGATGGAAATGAAGCACTCGAATTAGTGGAAGAGATACAGCCAGATCTAATTCTTCTAGATATTATGCTCCCATTAAGAGATGGTATGGAGGTATGTCGGGAAGTTCGTAAAAAGTACGAAATGCCGATTATTATGCTGACAGCGAAGGATTCTGAAATTGATAAAGTATTAGGTCTAGAACTAGGTGCAGATGATTACGTAACAAAACCGTTCAGCACAAGGGAATTAATTGCCCGTGTGAAAGCAAACTTACGTAGACACCAACAAGTATTGGCACAGCCTGATGCTGAAAATGAGTCAAATGAAATTGAAATTGGTTCCCTCGTGATCCATCCAGATGCCTATGTGGTTTCCAAACGCGGTGAGACGATTGAATTAACGCACCGTGAGTTTGAGTTGCTTTTTTATTTAGCAAAGCATATCGGGCAAGTTATGACGAGAGAACATCTCCTGCAAACCGTATGGGGCTATGATTATTATGGAGACGTGAGAACGGTAGATGTAACGGTTAGACGTTTGCGTGAAAAAATTGAGGATAGCCCAAGTCACCCAACATGGATTGTTACCCGTCGCGGAGTTGGATACTATTTACGGAATCCTGAACAGGAGTAA
- a CDS encoding DHH family phosphoesterase, translating to MPAFLEKRSIRYPFYGLIGVTVVLLIVLLLYNWILSVAGLLLMFFPLYYMFVIERRQRKEMEEYISTLSYRVKKVGEEALMEMPIGIMLINEEYFVEWTNPFLASYFDEETLVGRSLYDVADSLIPLIKQEVETEIITLHERKFRVIHKREERLLYFFDVTEQKEIEKKYQDERTVIGTIFLDNYDDLTQGMDDQMRGSINNLVTSILNKWAQDNGIFLKRVSSERFIAVFSEGILRSLEKGKFTILDDVREMTSKQNVSFTLSIGVGTGVTSLPELGALAQSSLDLALGRGGDQVAIKLPNGKVKFFGGKTNPVEKRTRVRARVISHALRDLITASDKVIVMGHKNPDMDSIGSSIGIYKVAQMNQKEAYIVVNTSELDNGGKRLMEEIRQSEQLYSHFIGPEQALEMSTEKTLLVIVDTHKPALVMEERLLNKIDHVVVIDHHRRGEDFIANPLLVYMEPYASSTAELVTEFLEYQPKRGKIEMIEATALLAGIIVDTKSFSLRTGSRTFDAASYLRAHGADTVLVQKLLKEDVDTYIKRAKLIESVSFYREGVAIAKGNENELNDQVIIAQAADTLLTMDGVLASFVISKRSEGVIGISARSLGNINVQVIMESLKGGGHLTNAATQLSGLTINETETKLKLAIDEYFEGVKKE from the coding sequence TTGCCTGCATTTTTAGAAAAGCGGTCAATCCGTTATCCCTTTTATGGGTTAATTGGCGTTACAGTGGTACTGCTCATTGTCCTGTTATTATATAACTGGATATTAAGTGTGGCCGGGTTATTATTAATGTTTTTCCCTCTCTACTATATGTTTGTTATTGAGCGTCGCCAAAGAAAAGAAATGGAAGAATACATCTCAACCCTTTCCTACCGAGTCAAAAAGGTTGGCGAAGAGGCGCTTATGGAAATGCCAATTGGGATTATGCTCATTAATGAGGAGTATTTCGTTGAGTGGACCAACCCTTTCCTGGCCTCATACTTTGATGAAGAAACATTAGTTGGAAGATCGCTTTATGATGTGGCAGATTCACTCATTCCGTTGATTAAACAGGAAGTGGAAACGGAAATTATTACTCTTCATGAACGGAAGTTTCGTGTCATCCACAAACGTGAAGAGCGGCTATTATACTTTTTTGATGTTACCGAACAAAAAGAAATTGAAAAAAAGTACCAGGATGAACGGACGGTTATTGGCACCATTTTCTTAGATAATTACGATGATCTGACACAGGGTATGGATGACCAAATGCGAGGGAGTATTAACAATCTCGTGACATCTATCCTAAATAAATGGGCTCAGGATAATGGAATTTTCCTCAAACGGGTTTCCTCTGAGCGATTTATTGCTGTGTTTAGTGAAGGAATTCTCCGTTCTCTTGAAAAGGGCAAATTTACTATTCTTGATGATGTAAGAGAAATGACCTCCAAGCAGAATGTCTCCTTTACCTTAAGTATCGGGGTTGGAACAGGTGTTACTTCTTTACCTGAATTGGGAGCATTAGCACAATCAAGCCTTGACTTAGCTCTCGGCAGAGGCGGCGATCAGGTAGCCATTAAACTGCCAAATGGGAAAGTGAAATTCTTCGGTGGAAAAACAAATCCTGTTGAAAAACGGACAAGGGTAAGAGCACGTGTCATTTCTCATGCCTTGAGGGATTTAATTACGGCCAGTGATAAAGTGATTGTCATGGGGCATAAAAACCCTGATATGGATTCTATTGGTTCCAGTATTGGCATTTATAAAGTAGCGCAAATGAATCAAAAAGAAGCATATATTGTGGTCAATACGTCAGAACTGGACAATGGTGGTAAAAGGCTCATGGAAGAAATACGCCAGAGTGAGCAGTTATATTCACATTTTATTGGTCCAGAGCAAGCATTAGAAATGTCTACAGAAAAAACCCTTCTAGTGATTGTGGATACACATAAGCCTGCCTTAGTCATGGAAGAGCGACTGTTAAATAAAATAGACCATGTGGTGGTCATTGACCATCATCGTCGTGGTGAGGATTTTATTGCCAATCCATTGCTTGTTTATATGGAGCCCTATGCATCTTCTACTGCCGAGCTAGTAACGGAGTTTTTGGAATATCAGCCTAAAAGAGGTAAAATTGAGATGATCGAAGCCACTGCTCTATTAGCAGGGATTATTGTCGACACAAAGAGTTTCTCCTTACGGACAGGGTCCAGGACGTTTGATGCAGCCTCCTACTTACGTGCCCATGGTGCAGATACAGTTTTAGTCCAAAAGCTTTTAAAAGAAGATGTAGATACATATATCAAACGGGCCAAGCTGATTGAATCTGTTTCTTTTTATCGTGAGGGAGTGGCTATAGCAAAAGGAAATGAAAATGAACTGAATGATCAAGTCATTATTGCGCAAGCAGCAGATACTTTGTTAACGATGGATGGAGTTCTCGCCTCTTTTGTTATTTCCAAAAGGAGTGAAGGTGTTATAGGAATTAGTGCACGTTCACTAGGAAACATCAATGTCCAAGTGATTATGGAAAGCCTTAAAGGTGGCGGTCACCTTACGAATGCAGCGACCCAGCTTAGTGGCTTAACGATAAACGAAACGGAAACAAAGTTAAAGCTGGCAATTGATGAATATTTTGAAGGAGTGAAAAAAGAATGA
- the rplI gene encoding 50S ribosomal protein L9 encodes MKVIFLKDVKGKGKKGEVKNVADGYAHNFLIKQGLAVEANNANVSSLDAQKKKQEKEAAEELAEAKKLKEVLDKITVELTAKAGEGGRLFGSITTKQIAEELQKKHGIKIDKRKMELTDAIRTLGHTKVPVKLYHEVTATLTVSVKEIK; translated from the coding sequence ATGAAAGTAATATTTCTTAAAGATGTAAAAGGAAAAGGTAAAAAAGGTGAAGTGAAAAATGTAGCTGATGGCTATGCACATAACTTTTTAATTAAACAAGGTTTAGCTGTTGAAGCAAATAATGCTAATGTCAGTTCTTTAGATGCCCAAAAAAAGAAACAAGAAAAGGAAGCGGCAGAAGAACTAGCCGAAGCGAAAAAGTTGAAAGAAGTATTGGATAAAATTACGGTGGAGTTAACGGCTAAAGCTGGTGAGGGTGGAAGACTCTTTGGTTCCATTACAACAAAGCAAATTGCAGAAGAATTGCAAAAGAAACATGGAATTAAAATTGATAAGCGTAAAATGGAACTAACTGATGCGATTCGCACGCTTGGCCACACAAAGGTTCCAGTAAAGCTTTACCACGAAGTAACAGCTACATTAACTGTCTCTGTTAAAGAAATAAAATAG
- the rpsR gene encoding 30S ribosomal protein S18, whose protein sequence is MAGGRKGGRAKRRKVCYFTANGISRIDYKDVDLLKKFISERGKILPRRVTGTSAKYQRKLTVAIKRARQMALLPFVAGE, encoded by the coding sequence ATGGCAGGAGGACGTAAAGGCGGTCGCGCAAAGCGTCGTAAGGTTTGCTATTTCACAGCAAATGGCATCTCTCGCATCGATTACAAAGATGTAGATTTACTTAAAAAATTCATCTCTGAGCGTGGAAAAATTTTACCACGTCGTGTAACTGGTACTAGCGCTAAATACCAACGTAAACTAACAGTTGCAATCAAACGTGCACGTCAAATGGCATTATTACCATTCGTGGCTGGAGAATAA
- the ssb gene encoding single-stranded DNA-binding protein — translation MMNRVVLVGRLTKDPDLRYTPNGVPVATFTLAVNRPFSSQAGEREADFINCVVWRKPAENVANFLKKGSLAGVDGRIQTRNYEGQDGKRVYVTEVQAESVQFLEPKSSSGGGGGRGDNDHFGAPPREPQGNQYGGGNQNQRQYQNQNQNQNKGFTRVDEDPFAGNGQIDISDDDLPF, via the coding sequence AATCGTGTCGTGCTTGTTGGCCGTTTAACAAAAGATCCTGATTTGCGCTATACGCCAAATGGGGTTCCTGTTGCTACCTTTACTCTAGCAGTTAATCGACCATTTTCTAGTCAAGCAGGTGAACGTGAAGCAGACTTTATTAATTGTGTTGTTTGGCGTAAACCGGCTGAAAATGTAGCGAACTTCTTGAAAAAGGGCAGTCTTGCAGGTGTTGATGGTCGTATTCAAACCCGCAACTATGAAGGACAAGATGGTAAACGTGTTTACGTTACAGAGGTTCAAGCAGAGAGCGTTCAGTTCTTAGAACCTAAAAGCTCGTCTGGTGGCGGCGGTGGAAGAGGCGACAATGATCATTTCGGTGCACCCCCACGGGAACCGCAAGGAAACCAATACGGAGGCGGCAATCAGAATCAGCGCCAGTACCAAAACCAAAACCAAAACCAAAATAAAGGTTTTACTCGTGTGGATGAAGATCCATTTGCAGGAAATGGACAAATTGACATTTCCGATGATGATCTTCCATTCTAA